Proteins encoded together in one bacterium window:
- a CDS encoding Crp/Fnr family transcriptional regulator, which yields MKEETSAETKTLKNYFPFDRLNDSELKTLYNSGKVKEYQADEIIFHEGDRGDYFCIILSGSIRISTVIPEVGEESLSILYQGDFFGEMALIDDAPRAAAAIAHTPTELLIMQKKEFDDLVDKNNPAAYWILWGLAKKLSQRLRETDQRLKAILALIRRF from the coding sequence ATGAAAGAAGAAACGTCGGCGGAAACAAAAACGCTAAAGAATTATTTTCCGTTTGACCGTCTTAACGACAGCGAGCTCAAGACCCTTTACAACTCGGGCAAAGTCAAGGAGTACCAGGCTGACGAGATTATTTTCCACGAAGGAGACAGGGGCGACTACTTTTGCATAATCCTTTCAGGCTCAATAAGAATATCGACTGTTATCCCGGAAGTGGGCGAAGAGTCGCTTTCAATTCTTTACCAGGGCGATTTTTTCGGCGAGATGGCGCTTATAGACGACGCCCCTCGCGCTGCTGCCGCAATCGCTCACACTCCGACAGAACTGCTTATAATGCAGAAGAAGGAGTTCGACGACCTGGTCGACAAGAACAACCCGGCGGCCTACTGGATTTTGTGGGGCCTTGCCAAGAAACTATCCCAGCGTTTGCGCGAAACCGATCAGCGGCTTAAGGCAATACTCGCGCTTATCCGCAGATTTTAG